A region of Lycium barbarum isolate Lr01 chromosome 1, ASM1917538v2, whole genome shotgun sequence DNA encodes the following proteins:
- the LOC132599350 gene encoding chromophore lyase CRL, chloroplastic isoform X1: protein MCTGSESGSDSKSDPNSNGWSRARGAVLKSLALIGGALLLRRLTKSTTRWDHARMVADSLNGEKFSKEQAVRDPDNYFNFRWLSCPAADMVDGSKVLYFEQAFWRTPHKPFRQRFFMIKPCAKELRCDVEVSTYAIRDAEEYKNFCDRPRDQRPLPEEVIGDIAEHLTTIHLKRCERGKRCLYEGSTPADGFPNSWQNGATHCTSELAVLKNNEIHAWDRGYDDDGNQVWGVKGGPYEFKPAPASSFDELNPLSFALQPVGKRIEGSFVLQE from the exons ATGTGTACGGGCTCGGAGTCCGGTTCGGATTCAAAGTCGGATCCTAACTCAAACGGGTGGAGCCGAGCTCGTGGAGCGGTTCTCAAGTCGTTGGCGCTAATTGGGGGTGCTTTATTGTTACGGCGGTTAACTAAGTCGACTACACGATGGGACCATGCTCGAATGGTTGCAGACTCACTTAACGGTGAAAAG TTTTCAAAGGAGCAAGCGGTTAGGGATCCTGATAATTATTTTAATTTCAG ATGGCTTTCGTGTCCTGCTGCAGACATGGTAGATGGCTCTAAGGTTTTATATTTTGAACAG GCATTTTGGAGGACACCCCATAAACCGTTTAGACAA AGATTTTTCATGATCAAGCCTTGTGCAAAGGAGTTGAGATGTGATGTTGAG GTAAGCACATATGCTATCAGAGATGCAGAGGAGTACAAGAACTTCTGCGATCGCCCTAGGGACCAGCGTCCACTACCGGAAGAAGTTATTGGG GACATTGCTGAACATTTGACTACCATTCATCTAAAGCGCTGTGAGCGAGGGAAACGGTGCTTATATGAAGGTTCAACACCTGCAGATGGATTTCCTAATTCATGG CAGAATGGTGCGACACACTGTACCTCAGAACTAGCTgtgttgaagaataatgagatACATGCCTGGGATAGAGGCTATGATGATGATGGCAATCAA GTTTGGGGTGTAAAAGGAGGTCCGTATGAATTCAAGCCCGCTCCTGCTTCAAGTTTTGACGAGCTGAATCCTTTGAGTTTTGCTTTACAACCCGTGGGGAAAAGAATAGAAGGTTCATTTGTCCTCCAGGAATGA
- the LOC132599350 gene encoding chromophore lyase CRL, chloroplastic isoform X3, which translates to MCTGSESGSDSKSDPNSNGWSRARGAVLKSLALIGGALLLRRLTKSTTRWDHARMVADSLNGEKFSKEQAVRDPDNYFNFRWLSCPAADMVDGSKVLYFEQAFWRTPHKPFRQRFFMIKPCAKELRCDVEDIAEHLTTIHLKRCERGKRCLYEGSTPADGFPNSWQNGATHCTSELAVLKNNEIHAWDRGYDDDGNQVWGVKGGPYEFKPAPASSFDELNPLSFALQPVGKRIEGSFVLQE; encoded by the exons ATGTGTACGGGCTCGGAGTCCGGTTCGGATTCAAAGTCGGATCCTAACTCAAACGGGTGGAGCCGAGCTCGTGGAGCGGTTCTCAAGTCGTTGGCGCTAATTGGGGGTGCTTTATTGTTACGGCGGTTAACTAAGTCGACTACACGATGGGACCATGCTCGAATGGTTGCAGACTCACTTAACGGTGAAAAG TTTTCAAAGGAGCAAGCGGTTAGGGATCCTGATAATTATTTTAATTTCAG ATGGCTTTCGTGTCCTGCTGCAGACATGGTAGATGGCTCTAAGGTTTTATATTTTGAACAG GCATTTTGGAGGACACCCCATAAACCGTTTAGACAA AGATTTTTCATGATCAAGCCTTGTGCAAAGGAGTTGAGATGTGATGTTGAG GACATTGCTGAACATTTGACTACCATTCATCTAAAGCGCTGTGAGCGAGGGAAACGGTGCTTATATGAAGGTTCAACACCTGCAGATGGATTTCCTAATTCATGG CAGAATGGTGCGACACACTGTACCTCAGAACTAGCTgtgttgaagaataatgagatACATGCCTGGGATAGAGGCTATGATGATGATGGCAATCAA GTTTGGGGTGTAAAAGGAGGTCCGTATGAATTCAAGCCCGCTCCTGCTTCAAGTTTTGACGAGCTGAATCCTTTGAGTTTTGCTTTACAACCCGTGGGGAAAAGAATAGAAGGTTCATTTGTCCTCCAGGAATGA
- the LOC132599350 gene encoding chromophore lyase CRL, chloroplastic isoform X4 has product MCTGSESGSDSKSDPNSNGWSRARGAVLKSLALIGGALLLRRLTKSTTRWDHARMVADSLNGEKFSKEQAVRDPDNYFNFRWLSCPAADMVDGSKVLYFEQAFWRTPHKPFRQRFFMIKPCAKELRCDVEDIAEHLTTIHLKRCERGKRCLYEGSTPADGFPNSWNGATHCTSELAVLKNNEIHAWDRGYDDDGNQVWGVKGGPYEFKPAPASSFDELNPLSFALQPVGKRIEGSFVLQE; this is encoded by the exons ATGTGTACGGGCTCGGAGTCCGGTTCGGATTCAAAGTCGGATCCTAACTCAAACGGGTGGAGCCGAGCTCGTGGAGCGGTTCTCAAGTCGTTGGCGCTAATTGGGGGTGCTTTATTGTTACGGCGGTTAACTAAGTCGACTACACGATGGGACCATGCTCGAATGGTTGCAGACTCACTTAACGGTGAAAAG TTTTCAAAGGAGCAAGCGGTTAGGGATCCTGATAATTATTTTAATTTCAG ATGGCTTTCGTGTCCTGCTGCAGACATGGTAGATGGCTCTAAGGTTTTATATTTTGAACAG GCATTTTGGAGGACACCCCATAAACCGTTTAGACAA AGATTTTTCATGATCAAGCCTTGTGCAAAGGAGTTGAGATGTGATGTTGAG GACATTGCTGAACATTTGACTACCATTCATCTAAAGCGCTGTGAGCGAGGGAAACGGTGCTTATATGAAGGTTCAACACCTGCAGATGGATTTCCTAATTCATGG AATGGTGCGACACACTGTACCTCAGAACTAGCTgtgttgaagaataatgagatACATGCCTGGGATAGAGGCTATGATGATGATGGCAATCAA GTTTGGGGTGTAAAAGGAGGTCCGTATGAATTCAAGCCCGCTCCTGCTTCAAGTTTTGACGAGCTGAATCCTTTGAGTTTTGCTTTACAACCCGTGGGGAAAAGAATAGAAGGTTCATTTGTCCTCCAGGAATGA
- the LOC132599350 gene encoding chromophore lyase CRL, chloroplastic isoform X2 → MCTGSESGSDSKSDPNSNGWSRARGAVLKSLALIGGALLLRRLTKSTTRWDHARMVADSLNGEKFSKEQAVRDPDNYFNFRWLSCPAADMVDGSKVLYFEQAFWRTPHKPFRQRFFMIKPCAKELRCDVEVSTYAIRDAEEYKNFCDRPRDQRPLPEEVIGDIAEHLTTIHLKRCERGKRCLYEGSTPADGFPNSWNGATHCTSELAVLKNNEIHAWDRGYDDDGNQVWGVKGGPYEFKPAPASSFDELNPLSFALQPVGKRIEGSFVLQE, encoded by the exons ATGTGTACGGGCTCGGAGTCCGGTTCGGATTCAAAGTCGGATCCTAACTCAAACGGGTGGAGCCGAGCTCGTGGAGCGGTTCTCAAGTCGTTGGCGCTAATTGGGGGTGCTTTATTGTTACGGCGGTTAACTAAGTCGACTACACGATGGGACCATGCTCGAATGGTTGCAGACTCACTTAACGGTGAAAAG TTTTCAAAGGAGCAAGCGGTTAGGGATCCTGATAATTATTTTAATTTCAG ATGGCTTTCGTGTCCTGCTGCAGACATGGTAGATGGCTCTAAGGTTTTATATTTTGAACAG GCATTTTGGAGGACACCCCATAAACCGTTTAGACAA AGATTTTTCATGATCAAGCCTTGTGCAAAGGAGTTGAGATGTGATGTTGAG GTAAGCACATATGCTATCAGAGATGCAGAGGAGTACAAGAACTTCTGCGATCGCCCTAGGGACCAGCGTCCACTACCGGAAGAAGTTATTGGG GACATTGCTGAACATTTGACTACCATTCATCTAAAGCGCTGTGAGCGAGGGAAACGGTGCTTATATGAAGGTTCAACACCTGCAGATGGATTTCCTAATTCATGG AATGGTGCGACACACTGTACCTCAGAACTAGCTgtgttgaagaataatgagatACATGCCTGGGATAGAGGCTATGATGATGATGGCAATCAA GTTTGGGGTGTAAAAGGAGGTCCGTATGAATTCAAGCCCGCTCCTGCTTCAAGTTTTGACGAGCTGAATCCTTTGAGTTTTGCTTTACAACCCGTGGGGAAAAGAATAGAAGGTTCATTTGTCCTCCAGGAATGA